The proteins below are encoded in one region of Bacillus vallismortis:
- the hemE gene encoding uroporphyrinogen decarboxylase translates to MSKRETFNETFLKAARGEKADHTPVWYMRQAGRSQPEYRKLKEKYGLFEITHQPELCAYVTRLPVEQYGVDAAILYKDIMTPLPSIGVDVEIKNGIGPVIDQPIQSLADIEKLGQIDPEQDVPYVLETIKLLVNEQLNVPLIGFSGAPFTLASYMIEGGPSKNYNKTKAFMYSMPDAWNLLMNKLADMVIVYVKAQIKAGAKAIQIFDSWVGALNQADYRTYIKPVMSRIFSDLREENVPLIMFGVGASHLAGDWHDLPLDVVGLDWRLGIDEARAKGITKTVQGNLDPSILLAPWEVIEKKTMEILDQGMKSDSFIFNLGHGVFPDVSPEVLKKLTAFVHKYSQNQKTSQYS, encoded by the coding sequence ATGAGTAAACGAGAAACGTTTAACGAAACGTTTTTAAAAGCTGCACGGGGAGAAAAAGCGGACCACACGCCTGTATGGTATATGAGACAAGCAGGGCGCTCACAGCCTGAGTACCGTAAGCTGAAGGAAAAATACGGATTGTTCGAGATTACCCATCAGCCCGAACTTTGTGCATATGTCACAAGACTGCCGGTTGAGCAATACGGAGTCGATGCCGCAATCCTTTATAAGGATATCATGACGCCGCTGCCGTCAATCGGAGTGGATGTTGAAATCAAAAACGGGATCGGGCCTGTGATTGATCAGCCGATCCAGTCTCTGGCGGACATTGAAAAACTGGGCCAGATTGATCCGGAACAGGACGTGCCGTACGTGCTAGAGACGATTAAACTGCTTGTCAATGAGCAGCTGAACGTCCCGCTCATCGGTTTCTCAGGTGCGCCTTTTACGCTTGCCAGCTACATGATCGAAGGCGGTCCGTCGAAAAACTATAATAAAACAAAAGCCTTCATGTACAGCATGCCAGATGCATGGAACCTGTTGATGAATAAGCTCGCCGATATGGTCATCGTGTATGTGAAAGCGCAGATTAAGGCAGGCGCAAAAGCGATTCAAATCTTTGATTCGTGGGTCGGCGCGCTGAATCAAGCGGACTACAGAACATACATCAAACCCGTGATGAGCCGGATCTTTTCAGATCTTCGAGAGGAGAATGTGCCGCTGATCATGTTTGGTGTCGGCGCCAGCCATCTGGCAGGGGATTGGCATGACCTTCCTCTCGATGTTGTCGGGCTTGATTGGAGACTCGGCATTGATGAAGCCAGAGCAAAAGGCATCACGAAAACAGTGCAGGGCAATCTGGACCCGTCCATTTTGCTTGCGCCATGGGAAGTTATTGAGAAGAAAACGATGGAAATACTGGATCAAGGCATGAAATCGGACAGTTTCATTTTCAACCTTGGACACGGGGTATTTCCTGACGTCAGTCCTGAGGTTTTGAAAAAACTGACAGCATTTGTCCATAAATATTCACAAAACCAAAAAACGAGTCAATATTCCTAA
- a CDS encoding transglycosylase domain-containing protein: protein MFKVKKKKLFIPMIILVLTAFLALIGYISIIFLGHYVIDEKKLILHASSKIVDQDGVEVASLYTENREPVSINEIPEQVREAFIAVEDKRFYEHHGIDAKSVGRAVYRDILAGGKVEGGSTITQQLAKNIFLTHDKTFLRKTKEVIIAINLERDYSKDKLLEMYLNQLYFGHGVYGIQAASHYYFNKEVQDLTVSEGAVLAAIPKAPSTYSPVLHPDKSKERRDTILGMMNDQGYISAKEAVSAQGRTLGLNVKKQSETPWFDSYIDLVIEEAEDKYSISGEQLLQGGYTIKVPLDSKLQKTAYQVMKQGNYYPGTDQNAEGSAVFINNKTGGVEAAIGGREYTSKGYNRVTAARQPGSTFKPLAVYGPAMQEKKFKPYSLLKDELQSYGDYTPKNYDSRYEGEVTMSDAITYSKNAPAVWTLHEIGVETGKSYLKANGIDIPDEGLALALGGLQKGVSPLQLAGAFHTFAANGMYTEPYFISSIEDEDGETIADHKEEGKRVFSKQTSWNMTRMLQQVVKEGTATSGTYHGDLAGKTGSTSYTGVSGATKDAWFAGYTPKRTGAVWMGYDKTDHDHYLKGGSAYPTRLYKDILTQAGETGEVFTKPKNVKELESPIKLEPVKTLTADYTFKAAGLFTIELKWDAQKDDRTVYRIYVNKDGAETLLDSVEGKGSYEIPYANLFSGASYKIVPYNTQTKREGEGTDYVRPKLFSS, encoded by the coding sequence ATGTTTAAGGTGAAGAAAAAGAAACTATTTATACCCATGATTATTTTAGTGTTAACTGCTTTTCTCGCTTTAATAGGATATATTTCAATTATTTTTCTCGGGCATTATGTTATAGATGAAAAGAAGCTGATTCTTCATGCCTCTTCAAAAATTGTCGATCAAGACGGAGTTGAGGTTGCCAGCCTGTATACAGAAAATCGTGAGCCGGTCTCGATCAATGAGATTCCGGAGCAGGTCAGAGAAGCGTTTATCGCTGTTGAGGATAAAAGGTTTTATGAGCATCACGGCATTGATGCGAAATCTGTCGGAAGGGCGGTGTACCGCGATATCCTAGCAGGCGGAAAGGTGGAAGGCGGAAGCACGATCACCCAGCAGCTTGCCAAAAATATTTTTCTGACACACGACAAAACGTTTTTAAGAAAAACAAAAGAAGTGATCATTGCGATCAATCTTGAACGGGATTACAGCAAGGACAAGCTGCTGGAAATGTATTTGAACCAGCTCTACTTCGGGCATGGGGTCTACGGCATACAAGCGGCGTCCCATTATTACTTCAATAAAGAAGTACAAGATTTAACTGTATCCGAAGGCGCGGTGTTGGCGGCTATTCCGAAGGCGCCTTCCACGTATTCTCCTGTTTTGCACCCTGATAAAAGCAAGGAGCGGCGTGATACAATTCTCGGCATGATGAATGACCAAGGCTACATCAGTGCGAAAGAGGCTGTCAGCGCGCAGGGCCGGACGCTCGGACTGAACGTGAAGAAACAGTCGGAAACCCCTTGGTTTGACAGCTATATTGATCTGGTGATTGAAGAAGCGGAGGACAAGTATTCGATTTCCGGAGAGCAGCTTCTTCAAGGCGGATACACGATCAAGGTGCCGCTTGATTCGAAGCTTCAGAAGACGGCTTATCAGGTGATGAAGCAGGGAAACTATTATCCCGGAACAGACCAGAATGCTGAAGGAAGCGCCGTCTTTATCAATAATAAGACAGGCGGTGTGGAAGCGGCGATCGGCGGAAGGGAATACACATCCAAAGGATATAACCGCGTCACAGCTGCACGCCAGCCGGGTTCCACATTTAAGCCGCTTGCGGTATACGGACCTGCGATGCAGGAAAAGAAATTCAAGCCATATTCTCTATTGAAGGATGAGCTGCAATCATACGGAGATTATACGCCGAAAAACTATGACAGCCGGTATGAGGGCGAAGTGACCATGTCTGACGCCATCACATACAGCAAAAACGCGCCGGCTGTCTGGACGCTGCATGAGATCGGAGTCGAAACGGGAAAATCTTATTTGAAAGCAAATGGCATCGATATCCCTGATGAAGGGCTTGCCCTTGCACTCGGCGGTTTGCAAAAAGGCGTTTCACCGCTCCAGCTTGCCGGTGCGTTTCATACGTTTGCCGCGAATGGAATGTATACTGAGCCGTATTTTATTTCCAGCATAGAGGATGAAGACGGAGAAACGATAGCTGACCATAAAGAAGAAGGAAAGCGGGTATTCAGCAAGCAGACCTCCTGGAATATGACGAGAATGCTGCAGCAGGTGGTCAAAGAGGGAACGGCTACGTCAGGAACTTATCACGGCGACCTGGCGGGGAAAACAGGTTCTACTTCTTATACAGGTGTCTCCGGCGCGACGAAGGATGCCTGGTTTGCCGGCTATACGCCGAAACGAACCGGGGCTGTCTGGATGGGCTATGACAAAACGGACCATGACCATTATTTAAAAGGCGGGAGCGCGTATCCGACGAGATTGTATAAAGATATTTTGACACAAGCTGGAGAAACCGGTGAAGTATTTACGAAGCCTAAAAACGTCAAAGAACTGGAAAGCCCGATTAAGCTGGAGCCTGTCAAAACATTGACAGCGGATTACACATTCAAAGCCGCGGGGCTGTTTACCATTGAATTAAAATGGGATGCGCAAAAGGATGATCGGACGGTATACAGAATTTATGTTAATAAGGATGGCGCGGAGACGCTTCTTGATTCAGTTGAAGGAAAGGGCAGCTATGAAATCCCTTATGCCAACTTGTTTTCAGGCGCTTCTTATAAAATTGTGCCTTATAATACACAGACAAAAAGAGAAGGGGAAGGAACCGATTACGTTCGGCCGAAATTGTTTTCCTCTTAA
- the hmoB gene encoding heme-degrading oxygenase HmoB: MKVYITYGTADFLKTIVKNHPSEHILLMQGQENAILIHETNGDTVFQAPHAYEVIDKAGEMKNPGFAVLNNIAVTQEGRPLFENRFKNRAGKVENEPGFEAIRVLRPLDSDTYVILTLWETERAFQDWQQSGSYKEAHKKRGTSAGIDTTSIFSRPSYVTTYFAVE; the protein is encoded by the coding sequence ATGAAGGTATATATTACATATGGGACAGCCGATTTTTTAAAAACGATCGTAAAGAATCATCCCTCGGAACATATCCTTTTGATGCAGGGGCAGGAAAACGCGATTTTGATCCACGAAACAAACGGAGATACCGTTTTTCAGGCTCCCCATGCTTATGAAGTGATTGACAAAGCCGGCGAGATGAAAAACCCGGGTTTTGCCGTCTTGAACAATATTGCTGTCACTCAGGAAGGGCGTCCGCTGTTTGAAAACAGATTTAAAAACAGAGCGGGAAAAGTCGAAAATGAGCCCGGTTTTGAAGCAATTCGTGTGCTCCGTCCGCTTGACAGTGATACGTACGTCATTCTGACCTTGTGGGAAACAGAAAGAGCCTTTCAGGACTGGCAACAGTCAGGCTCATACAAAGAAGCCCACAAAAAACGCGGCACGTCTGCCGGTATTGACACAACGTCGATCTTCTCCCGGCCTTCGTATGTCACCACATATTTCGCTGTCGAATAG
- a CDS encoding M20 family metallopeptidase, with amino-acid sequence MSISTLQKEINKQLDGCFEEMVEIRRHFHMYPELSFQEEKTAAFIASYYESLGVPIRTNVGGRGVLAYVEGSEPGPTVALRADFDALPIQDEKDVPYASKVPGVMHACGHDGHTAALLAVAKVLHQNRHELKGTFVMIHQHAEEYHPGGAKPMIDDGCLDNADVIFGTHLWATEKLGTILCRPGAVMAAADRFTINIYGKGGHGAHPQDTKDAVLIGSQIVSSLQHIVSRKVNPIQSAVISVGSFIADNPFNVIADQATLIGTARSFDDNVRSMLEKEIEAVVKGVCSMHGASYEYNYERGYPAVVNHPAETSHLANIAKNIEGVQQVIDGEPQMGGEDFAYYLQNVKGTFFFTGAAPEQPERVYSHHHPNFDINEKAMLTAAKVLAGAAITYYKL; translated from the coding sequence TTGTCTATATCCACACTGCAGAAAGAAATAAACAAACAGCTCGACGGCTGTTTTGAAGAAATGGTCGAGATCAGGCGCCATTTTCATATGTATCCTGAGCTCTCGTTTCAAGAAGAAAAAACCGCCGCATTTATTGCGTCCTATTATGAATCATTAGGAGTCCCGATCCGTACGAACGTTGGCGGCAGAGGGGTTTTGGCATATGTAGAAGGAAGCGAACCCGGCCCTACCGTGGCGTTGCGGGCCGACTTTGACGCCCTTCCCATTCAAGATGAAAAAGATGTTCCTTACGCCTCCAAAGTGCCAGGTGTCATGCATGCATGCGGCCATGACGGCCATACGGCGGCTCTTCTCGCAGTGGCGAAGGTCCTTCACCAAAATAGGCATGAGCTGAAGGGAACATTTGTGATGATCCACCAGCATGCGGAAGAATATCATCCGGGAGGCGCAAAGCCAATGATTGATGACGGCTGTCTCGACAACGCGGATGTGATATTCGGCACGCATCTTTGGGCGACTGAGAAGCTCGGAACCATTCTCTGCCGCCCCGGCGCCGTGATGGCGGCGGCAGACCGATTTACGATCAACATTTATGGGAAGGGCGGCCATGGCGCTCACCCGCAAGATACAAAAGACGCCGTCCTGATCGGCTCGCAGATTGTTTCCTCTTTGCAGCACATTGTCAGCCGCAAAGTCAATCCGATTCAGTCCGCCGTCATTTCGGTTGGCTCTTTCATCGCCGACAATCCGTTTAATGTTATCGCAGACCAAGCAACACTCATCGGCACAGCGCGTTCGTTTGACGACAATGTCCGCAGCATGCTGGAGAAAGAAATTGAAGCCGTTGTTAAAGGGGTGTGCAGCATGCACGGCGCGTCCTATGAGTACAATTATGAACGAGGCTATCCGGCAGTTGTGAACCATCCTGCCGAAACGAGCCACCTAGCCAACATCGCCAAAAACATAGAGGGCGTTCAGCAGGTCATTGACGGTGAACCGCAAATGGGTGGTGAGGATTTTGCTTATTACTTACAAAACGTCAAAGGGACTTTTTTCTTTACAGGAGCCGCCCCTGAACAGCCGGAGCGCGTCTATTCCCATCATCATCCGAATTTCGATATCAATGAAAAAGCAATGCTAACAGCAGCAAAGGTGCTTGCAGGTGCCGCGATCACCTATTATAAGCTATAA